In Terriglobia bacterium, a genomic segment contains:
- a CDS encoding prepilin-type N-terminal cleavage/methylation domain-containing protein, with the protein MLCNKDNSRAGFTLIEVLVSITIMAMVGVIVLSATRSGLAMWDKGGAHIERLHRSRVVLDVLNDQIRGALPMSYTVRTSERTVSPLAFDGTASSLRFLSRTSFKDGPDGVPRWVTIQWASGELKVEERRILPPDNAPDPSVYWHDTVLRGDSCAFGFLTDAQPNRPAVWVQAWHFPANPVLPRAVRLSCAIPPKNDVQAVIPLDYAAASATGLVLR; encoded by the coding sequence GTGCTTTGCAATAAAGACAATTCGCGGGCCGGGTTCACGCTCATTGAAGTTCTTGTATCGATAACGATCATGGCCATGGTCGGCGTCATCGTTCTCTCGGCCACACGTTCAGGTCTGGCGATGTGGGACAAGGGCGGCGCTCATATCGAAAGGCTGCACCGTTCCCGCGTGGTTCTCGATGTTCTGAATGACCAGATTCGAGGCGCGCTGCCGATGAGCTATACCGTCAGGACTAGCGAAAGAACGGTTTCGCCGCTCGCCTTCGACGGCACAGCTTCAAGTCTTCGTTTCCTCAGCCGTACCAGCTTCAAGGACGGACCTGATGGAGTGCCGCGATGGGTGACGATTCAATGGGCATCCGGAGAATTGAAGGTGGAAGAGCGCCGCATTCTGCCTCCGGACAACGCTCCTGATCCGTCGGTCTACTGGCACGATACCGTTCTGCGCGGCGATTCCTGCGCTTTCGGTTTCCTGACCGATGCGCAGCCGAACAGGCCTGCGGTCTGGGTGCAGGCGTGGCATTTCCCGGCAAATCCTGTTCTTCCAAGAGCGGTCCGCCTCAGCTGCGCCATACCGCCAAAGAATGATGTTCAAGCTGTGATTCCCCTCGATTATGCGGCAGCGTCCGCAACCGGGCTGGTACTTCGATGA
- a CDS encoding prepilin-type N-terminal cleavage/methylation domain-containing protein: MRRSANRGITLIEMLVVMVLIAMIGSIVGPAVVRRFDTITLQTTATELASQLRRAQAVARADQSPVEMTYSDHVFQFWKSSKPVASYTLPAAVTPVNHNLPAFVFLPSGQILGAEALELQNERGRRIAIKTDLLSGITVSFGAAL, from the coding sequence GTGAGAAGGAGTGCTAACCGCGGGATCACGCTGATCGAGATGCTGGTCGTCATGGTGTTGATCGCCATGATCGGAAGCATTGTCGGTCCTGCGGTTGTGCGCCGATTCGACACCATTACGCTTCAAACCACGGCGACAGAACTCGCATCGCAGCTTCGAAGGGCGCAGGCGGTGGCCCGGGCGGATCAGTCTCCGGTAGAGATGACGTATTCCGATCATGTCTTCCAGTTCTGGAAGTCGTCCAAGCCTGTGGCGTCATACACCCTGCCTGCCGCCGTTACGCCCGTGAATCACAACCTTCCGGCTTTCGTCTTCCTGCCATCCGGACAAATCCTGGGCGCGGAGGCGTTGGAGCTGCAGAACGAACGCGGCCGGAGGATCGCGATTAAGACGGATCTCCTCAGTGGAATCACCGTCAGCTTCGGAGCCGCGCTGTGA
- a CDS encoding sigma-54 factor interaction domain-containing protein: MKHVSLPAHSARSLPNNRPLIGTSEALERLRADIGITAPTNMTVLIQGERGTGKELVAREIHMQSNRASGPFIRVNCASLPETLVETELFGCEKGAFTNAEFRKGRFEQADGGTLLLDEVGELSLIAQPKLLRVLETREVDRVGGQRPIPIDFRLIVSTNRDLAEMARAHQFREDLYDRLTMDIVRTPPLRERLDDIPILRRISDPAVCTRGQARCNGCFTTGSRSVPDLLVARQHQRIRECDPAGGLQGGRKPSSWKIYRRISRKKRWRRRPNWGIFTSSWTSTRARSFSPRLRSAAATGPAPQGDSG, translated from the coding sequence ATGAAACATGTTTCGCTTCCGGCACACTCGGCTCGTTCATTGCCGAATAACCGGCCGCTGATCGGCACCAGCGAAGCGCTCGAAAGACTGCGCGCCGACATTGGAATCACGGCGCCGACAAATATGACGGTATTGATTCAGGGCGAGAGAGGAACGGGCAAAGAGCTGGTTGCCCGCGAGATCCACATGCAGAGCAACCGCGCCAGCGGGCCGTTCATCCGCGTGAATTGCGCGAGCCTGCCGGAAACGCTGGTCGAAACCGAGCTTTTCGGCTGCGAAAAGGGCGCCTTCACCAATGCCGAGTTCAGGAAGGGCCGCTTCGAACAGGCCGATGGCGGAACACTTCTGCTCGATGAAGTGGGCGAACTCAGTCTGATCGCTCAGCCGAAATTGCTCCGTGTACTGGAAACCCGCGAAGTCGATAGAGTCGGCGGGCAACGGCCAATACCCATCGACTTCCGCCTTATCGTTTCGACCAACCGGGACCTGGCGGAAATGGCCCGCGCCCATCAGTTTCGCGAAGACCTGTACGACCGCTTGACCATGGATATCGTCCGCACGCCGCCACTGCGCGAACGGCTCGATGACATTCCGATCCTCCGCCGAATATCTGATCCCGCTGTATGTACTCGAGGCCAAGCGCGTTGTAACGGGTGTTTCACAACCGGTTCTCGATCGGTTCCAGACCTACTCGTGGCCCGGCAACATCAGAGAATTCGAGAATGTGATCCGGCGGGCGGTCTTCAGGGCGGACGGAAACCATCCAGTTGGAAGATTTACCGCCGGATTTCGCGGAAAAAACGGTGGCGGCGCCGGCCAAACTGGGGAATTTTCACCAGCTCATGGACGAGTACTCGCGCCAGATCCTTCTCGCCGCGATTGCGGAGTGCCGCGGCAACCGGACCTGCGCCGCAAGGCGACTCGGGCTGA
- a CDS encoding type II secretion system protein GspK, translating into MSRNSEGIALLAVMAALMVLSAIALGLAASVQTEARIDAADWNGLQAEQLARSGQEFAAFLQARSLPKTADAMAGLPLEVVRPGFQYRAQLAAGAVDIYFESDNGKLDLSSAPPEVLTNFFALWTGDFTNGQAISAAIEDWRDADNDVRANGAEAPYYAPLNYVPRNGGLGLADAPLIRGISSADFQLKASQQNGTASLRPGLDAYITSAGAGSLINANFAPDLVLRSIPGLSESQVEAILAARADRIFDDATDLQARLGISSTAPFLKYLTLSRSAPAVLTVSSLKAGSPLSRSERRITYSFSGYNIATGLPESRTAVGRVQRNGVQ; encoded by the coding sequence ATGAGTCGAAACTCCGAGGGCATTGCCCTGCTCGCAGTCATGGCCGCATTGATGGTTCTCAGCGCGATCGCGCTCGGACTTGCAGCTTCCGTCCAGACGGAAGCGAGAATCGATGCCGCCGACTGGAACGGACTCCAGGCCGAGCAACTGGCGCGCTCCGGCCAGGAATTCGCAGCATTTCTTCAAGCCCGCAGTTTGCCAAAAACTGCGGATGCGATGGCGGGCCTTCCGCTCGAGGTGGTCCGGCCCGGATTTCAGTATCGCGCGCAACTTGCGGCGGGCGCCGTGGATATTTATTTCGAGAGCGACAACGGCAAGCTGGATCTGAGCAGCGCTCCGCCGGAAGTCCTCACCAACTTTTTCGCGCTGTGGACCGGCGACTTTACGAACGGGCAGGCCATCAGCGCCGCGATCGAAGATTGGCGGGATGCCGACAATGATGTCCGAGCCAATGGCGCCGAAGCGCCCTATTATGCTCCGCTCAACTATGTCCCGCGAAACGGCGGTCTTGGCCTCGCGGATGCCCCGCTGATCCGGGGTATAAGTTCAGCAGACTTCCAGTTGAAAGCGTCGCAACAAAACGGTACAGCCTCGCTGCGGCCCGGGCTCGATGCGTATATTACATCCGCAGGTGCGGGAAGCCTCATCAATGCAAACTTTGCGCCGGATCTCGTGTTGCGATCGATTCCGGGTTTGAGCGAATCCCAGGTCGAGGCGATCCTCGCGGCTCGAGCCGACCGGATTTTCGATGATGCCACCGACCTGCAGGCCCGATTAGGTATCTCGTCGACCGCACCCTTCTTGAAATATTTGACACTCAGCCGGAGCGCGCCGGCTGTTTTGACCGTTTCGAGCCTGAAAGCCGGATCCCCGCTCAGCCGATCGGAGCGCCGGATTACTTATAGCTTTAGCGGATACAACATCGCTACCGGACTCCCGGAATCCAGAACCGCTGTCGGCCGGGTTCAACGAAACGGGGTGCAGTGA
- a CDS encoding fibronectin type III domain-containing protein has product MAMVPKLIKAALGLTKALPELVLSQGQALLKGLTGNSNLPNAPIDLNVFKADLDSYAASIADAKDGGRKAITLRNTQGMVVIHAIRQLAAYVELNCKDDMNIFLSSGLQPRSSTRTPAQPLDQPMILFLDQGTSGQLLVSITKVRGAKSYELHYGPAGPGGATPTAWLAQMVPNVKSAASISGLTPGTTYAIQVRAYGLLGYTEWSDSATRMVI; this is encoded by the coding sequence ATGGCAATGGTACCGAAACTCATCAAGGCGGCGCTTGGTTTGACAAAAGCGCTGCCCGAACTGGTCCTCTCACAGGGTCAGGCCTTGTTGAAGGGTTTGACCGGCAATTCGAATCTACCGAATGCGCCGATCGATCTCAATGTCTTCAAGGCGGATCTGGACTCCTATGCCGCTTCCATCGCGGACGCGAAGGACGGCGGCAGGAAAGCCATCACGCTGCGCAATACGCAAGGCATGGTGGTGATCCATGCGATCCGGCAATTGGCGGCGTATGTGGAGCTCAACTGTAAGGATGATATGAATATCTTCCTGTCCAGTGGTCTTCAGCCGCGATCCAGCACGCGCACTCCCGCGCAGCCGCTGGATCAGCCGATGATCCTGTTCCTCGACCAGGGCACGTCCGGTCAACTGTTGGTCTCGATAACAAAGGTTCGTGGCGCTAAATCCTACGAACTGCATTACGGGCCGGCAGGACCGGGCGGCGCCACACCCACGGCGTGGTTGGCGCAGATGGTTCCGAACGTCAAGTCCGCTGCTTCGATAAGCGGCCTGACGCCGGGAACAACGTACGCGATTCAAGTCCGCGCGTACGGTCTGCTCGGCTATACCGAATGGTCCGACTCCGCGACGCGTATGGTCATCTAA
- a CDS encoding NAD(P)-dependent oxidoreductase, whose protein sequence is MAKILITGVMGTLGRPLKHELERRGHDVWGIDLQHQAEQKYYRADVASYRQLERAFEQNYDYVYHLAAEFGRINGEEYYDTLWTTNVIGTRNLLEIQKRAGFKLIFASSSEIYGDKHKDILSEDIPLNHSILQHNDYATTKWVNEIQIMNFEKRFGNPVVRLRFFNAYGPGEYYHNYRSVVCLFTYRALKRLPYDVYLGYHRVFMYIDDFTPTLANVADNFVAGEVYNIGGEEFRGVKELSDLILQRLHMDDSIVNYLPEDKHNVLNKRPNIEKARQAFGHNPKITLEEGVPATLDWMRSIYAEK, encoded by the coding sequence GTGGCTAAGATACTGATCACCGGAGTTATGGGCACTCTTGGCCGGCCTTTGAAGCACGAACTGGAAAGGCGCGGCCACGACGTTTGGGGTATCGATCTCCAGCATCAGGCCGAGCAGAAATACTACCGGGCCGATGTTGCTTCCTACCGGCAATTGGAACGGGCGTTCGAGCAGAACTACGATTACGTCTATCATCTGGCGGCCGAGTTCGGACGTATCAACGGGGAGGAATATTACGACACCCTGTGGACGACGAACGTTATCGGCACCCGGAACCTGCTCGAGATTCAGAAGCGCGCCGGCTTCAAGTTGATTTTCGCGTCGTCATCCGAGATTTACGGCGACAAGCACAAGGACATTCTTTCCGAAGACATCCCGCTCAACCATTCGATCCTCCAGCACAACGATTACGCCACGACCAAATGGGTAAACGAGATTCAGATCATGAACTTCGAAAAGCGCTTCGGGAATCCGGTGGTGCGGTTGCGGTTCTTCAACGCCTACGGACCGGGCGAGTATTACCATAATTACCGGAGTGTCGTCTGCCTCTTCACGTATCGCGCGCTGAAGCGGCTCCCGTACGACGTCTATCTCGGCTATCATCGCGTCTTCATGTACATCGACGACTTCACTCCGACGCTGGCAAATGTAGCGGACAACTTCGTGGCGGGCGAAGTCTACAACATCGGCGGCGAAGAGTTCCGCGGCGTCAAGGAACTGAGCGATTTGATCCTGCAGAGGCTTCATATGGACGATTCGATCGTGAATTACCTTCCCGAAGACAAACACAACGTGCTGAACAAAAGACCCAACATCGAAAAGGCGCGGCAGGCCTTCGGACACAATCCCAAAATCACTCTGGAGGAAGGCGTTCCGGCCACGCTCGATTGGATGCGGTCGATTTATGCTGAGAAATGA
- a CDS encoding type II secretion system protein, whose translation MKRSRGSAGFTLIEVIVAMTILGIGFSAVFAGMSQSARNITKIEDVQRREMFTRNLLAELDLVQQLKPGDNASGIFKDGTRWRLEVQSYILPTDQLQAAVVRVELRLEWDAPAGLQRRTIETYRFVRPVNTPVPGLEEQLRALQ comes from the coding sequence GTGAAGCGCTCGCGCGGGTCTGCCGGATTCACCCTGATCGAAGTGATCGTGGCGATGACGATCCTCGGCATCGGGTTCTCGGCGGTGTTCGCTGGAATGTCTCAATCTGCGCGCAACATTACAAAAATCGAAGATGTCCAGCGGCGCGAGATGTTCACCCGGAACCTGCTCGCGGAACTGGATCTTGTCCAGCAGTTGAAGCCGGGGGATAACGCGAGCGGAATCTTCAAAGACGGAACCCGCTGGCGGCTGGAAGTGCAGTCGTACATCCTTCCGACGGATCAATTGCAGGCTGCCGTTGTACGTGTCGAGTTGCGGCTCGAATGGGATGCCCCGGCCGGGCTTCAGCGCCGGACCATCGAAACGTACCGCTTCGTGAGGCCGGTCAACACACCGGTTCCCGGGCTGGAAGAGCAATTACGTGCTTTGCAATAA